Proteins encoded within one genomic window of Manis pentadactyla isolate mManPen7 chromosome 4, mManPen7.hap1, whole genome shotgun sequence:
- the KIAA2013 gene encoding uncharacterized protein KIAA2013 homolog isoform X2 codes for MWLQQRLKGFPGLLSSSWARRLLCLLGLLLLLLWFGGSGARRAAGGLHLLSWARGKPGAAEPSACLEAATRVWRGLRERGEAIPLGPGVPALVANGFLAVDVAANRLWVTPGEREPAVAPDFVPFVQLRPLSALSEAEESVLLLREGLLRRVRCLQLGAPGSGPAAAVPGPASASGLVTGSGRDCVLLQEDFLAHRGRPHVYLQRIQLNNPTERVAALQTVGPTVGPVPRAFTSTLEKVGDHQFLLYSGRSPPSPTGLVHLVVVAAKKLVNRLQVAPKAQLDETVLWVVHVSGPLNSQVLKSKAAKELKVLQDLARREMLELLEMPAAELLQDHQRLWAQLFSPGVEMKKITDAHTPSGLTVNLTLYYMLSCSSAPLLSPNLSHRERDLMEATLNYEDHCFSGHATMHAENLWPGRLSSVQQILQLSDLWKLTLQKRGCKGLVKFQADPDVLHNSYALHGIRYKNDHINLAVLADAEGKPYLHVSVEARGQPVKIYACEAGCLDEPVELTSAPQGHTFSVMVTQPITPLLYISTDLTHLQDLRHTLHLKAILAHDEHMAQQDPGLPFLFWFSVASLITLFHLFLFKLIYNEYCGPGAKPLFRSKEDPSV; via the exons ATGTGGCTGCAGCAGCGGCTGAAGGGGTTTCCGGGACTGCTGTCGAGCAGCTGGGCCCGCCGCCTGCTCTGCCTACTCggcctcctgctgctgctgctgtggttCGGGGGTTCCGGggcgcggcgggcggcgggcggcctGCACCTGCTGTCCTGGGCCCGCGGCAAGCCGGGCGCCGCCGAGCCCTCCGCCTGCCTGGAGGCGGCCACCCGCGTCTGGCGCGGCCTGCGGGAGCGCGGAGAGGCGATACCGCTGGGCCCTGGAGTGCCTGCCCTGGTGGCCAACGGCTTTCTAGCCGTGGACGTGGCCGCCAACCGGCTGTGGGTGACCCCGGGGGAGCGAGAGCCCGCTGTGGCACCGGACTTCGTGCCCTTCGTGCAGCTGCGCCCTCTGAGTGCACTTTCTGAAGCTGAAGAGTCAGTGCTGCTGCTGCGTGAAGGGCTGCTGCGCCGGGTGCGTTGCTTGCAGCTCGGAGCCCCAGGTTCTGGCCCTGCGGCCGCGGTCCCTGGGCCCGCGTCGGCCTCTGGCCTTGTCACAGGATCCGGCCGCGACTGCGTGCTGCTTCAAGAGGACTTTCTGGCGCACCGGGGCCGACCGCACGTCTATCTGCAGCGCATCCAGCTCAACAACCCCACGGAGCGTGTGGCCGCGCTGCAGACCGTGGGGCCCACCGTCGGCCCGGTCCCCAGAGCCTTCACCAGTACCCTGGAGAAGGTCGGAGACCATCAGTTCCTCCTGTACTCTGGCCGGTCCCCGCCTTCTCCCACGGGGCTGGTGCACCTGGTGGTGGTGGCCGCCAAGAAGTTAGTGAACCGGCTCCAAGTGGCTCCGAAGGCACAGTTGGATGAGACGGTGCTGTGGGTGGTGCATGTTTCAGGCCCCCTTAACTCCCAGGTGCTCAAAAGCAAAGCAGCCAAGGAGCTCAAGGTGCTCCAGGACTTGGCACGGAGGGAGATGCTGGAGCTCTTGGAAATGCCAGCAGCTGAGCTGCTTCAGGACCACCAGCGCCTCTGGGCTCAGCTCTTCAGCCCAG GTGTGGAAATGAAGAAGATCACAGATGCCCATACCCCCTCTGGCCTCACCGTGAACCTGACGCTGTACTACATGCTCTCCTGCTCATCGGCCCCACTGCTCAGCCCTAACCTGAGCCATAGGGAGCGAGACCTGATGGAGGCAACGCTCAACTATGAAGATCACTGCTTCAGTGGCCATGCCACCATGCATGCTGAGAACCTCTGGCCGGGCCGGCTGTCCTCTGTCCAGCAGATCCTGCAGCTCTCTGACCTGTGGAAGCTGACCCTGCAGAAACGTGGCTGCAAGGGGCTGGTGAAG TTCCAGGCTGACCCCGACGTGCTGCACAACAGCTACGCCTTGCATGGCATCCGCTACAAGAACGACCACATCAACCTGGCCGTGCTCGCGGATGCTGAGGGCAAGCCGTATCTGCACGTGTCCGTGGAGGCACGTGGCCAGCCCGTCAAGATCTACGCCTGTGAGGCAGGCTGCCTGGACGAGCCTGTGGAGCTGACCTCGGCACCCCAGGGCCACACATTCTCGGTCATGGTGACACAGCCCATCACGCCCCTGCTGTACATCTCCACCGACCTTACGCACCTGCAGGACCTGCGGCACACACTGCACCTCAAGGCCATCCTGGCCCACGACGAGCacatggcccagcaggaccctggGCTGCCCTTCCTCTTCTGGTTCAGTGTGGCCTCCCTCATCACCCTCTTCCACCTCTTCCTGTTCAAGCTCATTTACAACGAGTACTGTGGGCCTGGGGCCAAGCCCCTCTTCAGGAGCAAG GAAGATCCCAGTGTCTGA
- the KIAA2013 gene encoding uncharacterized protein KIAA2013 homolog isoform X1, with protein sequence MWLQQRLKGFPGLLSSSWARRLLCLLGLLLLLLWFGGSGARRAAGGLHLLSWARGKPGAAEPSACLEAATRVWRGLRERGEAIPLGPGVPALVANGFLAVDVAANRLWVTPGEREPAVAPDFVPFVQLRPLSALSEAEESVLLLREGLLRRVRCLQLGAPGSGPAAAVPGPASASGLVTGSGRDCVLLQEDFLAHRGRPHVYLQRIQLNNPTERVAALQTVGPTVGPVPRAFTSTLEKVGDHQFLLYSGRSPPSPTGLVHLVVVAAKKLVNRLQVAPKAQLDETVLWVVHVSGPLNSQVLKSKAAKELKVLQDLARREMLELLEMPAAELLQDHQRLWAQLFSPGVEMKKITDAHTPSGLTVNLTLYYMLSCSSAPLLSPNLSHRERDLMEATLNYEDHCFSGHATMHAENLWPGRLSSVQQILQLSDLWKLTLQKRGCKGLVKVGAPGILQGMVLSFGGLQFTENHLQFQADPDVLHNSYALHGIRYKNDHINLAVLADAEGKPYLHVSVEARGQPVKIYACEAGCLDEPVELTSAPQGHTFSVMVTQPITPLLYISTDLTHLQDLRHTLHLKAILAHDEHMAQQDPGLPFLFWFSVASLITLFHLFLFKLIYNEYCGPGAKPLFRSKEDPSV encoded by the exons ATGTGGCTGCAGCAGCGGCTGAAGGGGTTTCCGGGACTGCTGTCGAGCAGCTGGGCCCGCCGCCTGCTCTGCCTACTCggcctcctgctgctgctgctgtggttCGGGGGTTCCGGggcgcggcgggcggcgggcggcctGCACCTGCTGTCCTGGGCCCGCGGCAAGCCGGGCGCCGCCGAGCCCTCCGCCTGCCTGGAGGCGGCCACCCGCGTCTGGCGCGGCCTGCGGGAGCGCGGAGAGGCGATACCGCTGGGCCCTGGAGTGCCTGCCCTGGTGGCCAACGGCTTTCTAGCCGTGGACGTGGCCGCCAACCGGCTGTGGGTGACCCCGGGGGAGCGAGAGCCCGCTGTGGCACCGGACTTCGTGCCCTTCGTGCAGCTGCGCCCTCTGAGTGCACTTTCTGAAGCTGAAGAGTCAGTGCTGCTGCTGCGTGAAGGGCTGCTGCGCCGGGTGCGTTGCTTGCAGCTCGGAGCCCCAGGTTCTGGCCCTGCGGCCGCGGTCCCTGGGCCCGCGTCGGCCTCTGGCCTTGTCACAGGATCCGGCCGCGACTGCGTGCTGCTTCAAGAGGACTTTCTGGCGCACCGGGGCCGACCGCACGTCTATCTGCAGCGCATCCAGCTCAACAACCCCACGGAGCGTGTGGCCGCGCTGCAGACCGTGGGGCCCACCGTCGGCCCGGTCCCCAGAGCCTTCACCAGTACCCTGGAGAAGGTCGGAGACCATCAGTTCCTCCTGTACTCTGGCCGGTCCCCGCCTTCTCCCACGGGGCTGGTGCACCTGGTGGTGGTGGCCGCCAAGAAGTTAGTGAACCGGCTCCAAGTGGCTCCGAAGGCACAGTTGGATGAGACGGTGCTGTGGGTGGTGCATGTTTCAGGCCCCCTTAACTCCCAGGTGCTCAAAAGCAAAGCAGCCAAGGAGCTCAAGGTGCTCCAGGACTTGGCACGGAGGGAGATGCTGGAGCTCTTGGAAATGCCAGCAGCTGAGCTGCTTCAGGACCACCAGCGCCTCTGGGCTCAGCTCTTCAGCCCAG GTGTGGAAATGAAGAAGATCACAGATGCCCATACCCCCTCTGGCCTCACCGTGAACCTGACGCTGTACTACATGCTCTCCTGCTCATCGGCCCCACTGCTCAGCCCTAACCTGAGCCATAGGGAGCGAGACCTGATGGAGGCAACGCTCAACTATGAAGATCACTGCTTCAGTGGCCATGCCACCATGCATGCTGAGAACCTCTGGCCGGGCCGGCTGTCCTCTGTCCAGCAGATCCTGCAGCTCTCTGACCTGTGGAAGCTGACCCTGCAGAAACGTGGCTGCAAGGGGCTGGTGAAGGTGGGTGCCCCAGGCATCCTACAGGGCATGGTGCTCAGCTTTGGGGGGCTGCAGTTCACCGAGAATCACCTCCAGTTCCAGGCTGACCCCGACGTGCTGCACAACAGCTACGCCTTGCATGGCATCCGCTACAAGAACGACCACATCAACCTGGCCGTGCTCGCGGATGCTGAGGGCAAGCCGTATCTGCACGTGTCCGTGGAGGCACGTGGCCAGCCCGTCAAGATCTACGCCTGTGAGGCAGGCTGCCTGGACGAGCCTGTGGAGCTGACCTCGGCACCCCAGGGCCACACATTCTCGGTCATGGTGACACAGCCCATCACGCCCCTGCTGTACATCTCCACCGACCTTACGCACCTGCAGGACCTGCGGCACACACTGCACCTCAAGGCCATCCTGGCCCACGACGAGCacatggcccagcaggaccctggGCTGCCCTTCCTCTTCTGGTTCAGTGTGGCCTCCCTCATCACCCTCTTCCACCTCTTCCTGTTCAAGCTCATTTACAACGAGTACTGTGGGCCTGGGGCCAAGCCCCTCTTCAGGAGCAAG GAAGATCCCAGTGTCTGA